DNA sequence from the Suricata suricatta isolate VVHF042 chromosome 5, meerkat_22Aug2017_6uvM2_HiC, whole genome shotgun sequence genome:
cAAGTTGTTTGAATGGGCATCTTTAGTTGCCGAGTTGAAAATGGAAAGCCTAGGATTTGGAGAATTAATGTTGAGGTGGGAAACTGGAGCAAGCGGTGTCAACAACTGTATACCCAACATGCTTCCAAAGATTGGGCTTTTcacccacccccaactcccaAAGTAAAGTTGACTGATAACTGTCTGTGTTACCAACTATGCTTTCAGTGATGAtaataaaatgtactttcttataaaaatccaaatttctttCCCTCAATTTGGTTTCCTGTGTCAAAGATAAAGCCAGCCACCAGTTAAAGCATTAAGGATAGACTGACTTCGGTAACTACTGCAACAGAGAACAGGGTCCAGTATGAACCAAAGTCAACTTTGATTTATGTAGTGGGAACTTGGCACCTTAGGGGGAGGATGGAGGAGTGGGGTCAGTTGAGCAGAATGAGGGAAGTGGAACTTTGCAAAAACCAGGGGATTAGTCCGATTTGACTTATCTGAAAGAGATACAAACTTCTGTCTTTATGACCAGAGATAGTGGTGCAGGTTAGAGCAAGGCACCCACTGGGTCAGAAGGGTTACCTCCTTGAGTGTTGGCATTTCAAAAAGATGAGATAGTTCCGGGTGGgaaaagatttatataaaaattggaGAGAAAAGCTTTCtaattctatgttttctttttccaattttttaaaacatttatttatttttgagagacagatcacgagctggggagggtcagagagagagggacccacagaatcggaagcaggctccaggctctgagctgtcagcacagagcccagcacagggctccaacccacgaactgtgagattgacctgagccgaagtcggacgctcaacccactgggccacccaggcgcccaaattCTACATTTTCTAAAGTAACTGTTGTAAGAGGGGCTTCTGGGAGCTGATCTGCCTATCTCCAGGTTTGGGCTGGAACCAACAGTACATTTTCCTGGCAGCTTGTTGAGTTTGCTTAGACAGACACTCCAAAGGGAGCTGGGGTCCTCTTAGGAATGCGGCCTTGAGCTGTTGGAAGCTATGCTAGTGTTTGTTCAAGTCTCTTAGTGTGGAGAGAGGGACAAAATCATTTGTACCAAGTCTCTACAGTATTTATAGGCCAATGCTGAGGCCTGTTTGATGCTCAGAAGAGACTGACCAGAGGTTAGAAGATGGTCTTTATCACCTGGTAGAAACCTTGGATCTCTGTCTGGCTCCAGACCCAAGGCCAGGATTCTGTAGCCGGGGCTGCTGCTCTGGGCACACTGGGATGAACGTTCTGTGTGCATTTCTGGATTTCTGATTTGAGGAAGGAGGTCACTCTTGCCACAAGTGCTCTGTGAATATAAATGGCTTTCCATGACACCGTTGTAATGCTTATGTTAGCATAATTGCACATTTGTTCCTTGGAAACAACTATCTTGTGGACACCTCGTTCTGGAGATATGATCCTTGTAAGCAATGGAAGACATCCTACAAGCCTTGAAGAAGGACATCTTTTGTGAACTTTGTCTTGGGACTCTGAGACTTTTTTGTTAAGATTTGATTTATTCATcatctctatattttatttatctattattattttaaatgtttatttttgagagagagcaagtgggagcagaggaggggcagagagacggggaggcacagaatatgaagcaggtcccaggctctgagctgtcagcacagagcccgacctggggctcaaactcatgaatcaccagatcatgacctgagccgaagtcagatgcttaaccacctgagccacccaggtgcctgtatttattattttttaatacttatttatttttaccttaagagagagagaaagagagagagtgagcatgcatgagcaggggaggggcagagagagggagatagagaatcccaagcaggctccacactgtcagtggggagcccaacgtggggctcgaactcatgaaccttgagatcatgacctgagccaaaatcaagaaccggacacttaaccaacagagccacccaggcacccctacagccCTGAGACTTGAGGCCCAACTCACAATGGCTGTGCCTTGGCTGAGGAGATGGGGAGATAGGGGAGGAGAAAGCTAAGCTGGGAGGCACAAAGCAACAGCTCCATACACCTGTCTTGGCTTTGACTTCCTACTCTGAGCTACTCTGAGAGAGTAGGCCTTAACCCAAGTTAGGTCACCCTCCTGTCCCTGCTCCAGCTCTGCCCACTCTGTGTTGACCACCTTTATAACCTGTCAAGTTCTATCTTTCTGTTGTGATGTTTACATGCCTGACTCGCTCTAATGAGTAGGTCACTCCAGCTCAGGGAGTCTCATTCATCTCTATATTCCTGGGGTCTACGCCAGTGGCCTGAGTAGATAGGTGTTAAGTATCACTTGGCTTAATTAATAGATGAAGTCACCTAATCTGTGGATTGCATCTATAATGCAATGTCGAGATATAATTGTCTACCTTTTCAACAGACATCAGTAATTCAGACACCTTCTACACCATAAGTCTCttgaaacataaatgaaaacaattgtaaatggaagaaaataaagtgagTGAAAAGAATacgttatttatttataaagtgatgTTACAACGTTTCGTTATTTTTCCTATAATAACAAGAACTTTAAAGAGTTAGTTTTCCACAAAACTTtagatgttaatttaaaaatatgattctgtTGCCCCGGGTAGTTCTTAAAGGTGCCGCGTGTCTGTTGTGGACAAGTCTCCCTTGTGAAATGTTCGTTCTGTCTTCAGACTTCCCAATAAGCTAGATAGCGGGAAAACAATATGCATAAAGCAACCTGGTGATTCTGTCCATTGATCACTTCAGACTCAATATGCATGAATTAATCAATAAATGCTCTGATGTCAAGTCTGTGAGCAGATGACACATTTTTGAACCACAGCCTCTGCGCAATACATCTGGGTTATTTATAAAGTGAATTCATCACATACGAAATAATGTTTCATGGGGAAGACGGTCCAGTGACTTGTTAGTACTGTCCCCTACCCCCATCCTCGCTGCTAGCACACAGTCTCTGTACTTCAAATTTGACTTTATTTCCACTAACTTGACAAAATGTGTCAAATCTGACATTGATTAAAATGACATTATATTGCACAGAAAGTAAAAGAGGTCTTCAGCATAAAACGCTGCTCTGATGAACAAGTATAAATCACACTGAGATGAAAATGTCACCTTAGTTGAGTTGTCCCATGGTCTCCGTGAAAATTCTCAACAGAAAGCAAGAAACTTAGTGTCTTCTAAGCAACGACAACTTGGATTTGCTCTGCTGCACAGGTACCTCTTCATGTCCAGGTATCAGCTGTTGGCATTACGCCTTTCCTGCTTATCAAGGAGCCATTTTGAACCCTGCTGCCCCGATGTTCTCATGGATGGTGCTCCTTGATTCTTCCAGATTCAAAATTTGACTCTTGTACTTCTCTCGCCAATCTTCCACGATGTACTGGTGGTAGGGGTCGTTGGAGTGCTCTTGGCGCTTGGATTTCACCGTGCTCACCAGGATAGCGACAATGATGAAAGAGAACATCCCAATCATGACCATAAGGTACAGGATGACATAGTAGAAGTTCTCAGCGTCAAGTTTGGCTTGCAGGGCCTCTTGCTCAGCAGTCGTGTTGCTGCGCCAATTGTCCATGTAAGTAATAAAAATCCTCTTGAAGACATCTTCCAATGTCTGTGTCAGATTGGACAAAGTCGACATATCTCCTTCCTGCTGCAATTTAAATAATAGCATAGATGACCAAGGTTAAAACACTGATTCTTTCTGCATGTGCCTGCTTTAAGGGATAAAGAGAAGGGAGTGCAAAGAGGGAGgtaatataatttcttctttacctGGTGATTGATTGCataggttttttttattctttaagctTTGCATAttcactttatgtattttttgcatACATGACACCTTACAACAAAAATTTgatggagggcgcctgggtagctcagtaggttaaacgtctgactcttggtttccgctcaggtcatgatctcacagttcaggagttcgagccccacgtcaggctctgtgctggtagtgcagtGCCTGTGTGagattctcttctttctgcctctcccctgcttgctttgtatctttgtctctcaagataaataaacttttttagaaGTTTGCTGGAGGACATAAAACTATACATAGTATCCCAATTTATATATGTGAATAAGTGTAAAcatgcaaatgaaaatggaataaagactggAAATAAATAGTTCAAAATGTTACTAGTGGGTGgtatacttaacattttttccttctttatactTTCTTCTCGTTCCAAATATTCATCAAGCACCTGGCCCTACTTTGTTTCTAAATAGACCAGTCACCTCACAATGGAAAGCATAAAGCCTTGCTCGGAACAGGCATTCTACGGACATCAGATGAAGGAGGCAATGACTCATGTCTGCTCCGTGTTTGCAGAGAGTTCTGAGGCAGAGGATTGCAAGGGCCACCGGCAGGCTTGGCAGCCTGTTCCATCCCCTCTGTCTCTGGGACAAAGCATCCCGCAGGGAGGTGTGTGTCCATCCACATTTGAAAGAAGCATCTGTAAGTTGCACAAAGCAATGACCTGAGAGATCATTCATATTTCTCAAATCCAGCTGTCCTCTCCATCCTCACTGGCGCCGTCCAGGCCG
Encoded proteins:
- the KCNE2 gene encoding potassium voltage-gated channel subfamily E member 2, which gives rise to MSTLSNLTQTLEDVFKRIFITYMDNWRSNTTAEQEALQAKLDAENFYYVILYLMVMIGMFSFIIVAILVSTVKSKRQEHSNDPYHQYIVEDWREKYKSQILNLEESRSTIHENIGAAGFKMAP